CCGCTCTGTCCTACGGGCGTTGGGTTGGGTGCCGGGTACGCGGATTGATCTGTGTGCCCGCGACGGGCTGATAGTGATCGACCACTCCGCTTCTGGCGTGTCGATGATCACTGTTCAAGGGCATCTTCGGGTTCCGGCGTCGATCCGGCACCGGGTGGGGCTGGTCGCGGGCGATCGAGTCCTGTTGACTGCCGACCCCGGCAGAAACCAACTCGTCGTGCACCCGCCGGCGGTCTTGGACGATCTGCTGGCCGCCCGTCACGCCGCGTTGTCCGGCGGTGATCTCTGATGACCGTCTCCGCTTCGCCTTCCTCGAACACGGCCTCGTCGGCTGAGGTGGATGCCGCCCGGCTGTTGCTGGCTCGCCTCGGGCTGTCGCCGGAAGACCTGATGGCGACACCGGCGAATCGGTCGGTGTCACCGACGTTCGCCGAGTACATCCCCCTCGTCTCGGCCGCCGTCACCGACGGCACCCGGCGGGTCTACGGCTCCTACTGGAACCGAATCCTGCATCACTGGGGCAACCGTCGGTTGGACGAGCCGACCCCGTCGGAGATCAAACAGCTCGTGGTGCGCATCAGAGCCGATGTCGTCCCCCGCCGCAACGCCCGAGGCGGTCGAGGCGCCGGGGAACATCTGATCGCCGCCCTGCGATGTGTCTACCGACATGCCGAAGACGACGGCCTGATCACCCGAGCCGACAACCCCGCCCTCAAAGTCCCCAAACCACGGCGCCTGCCCACCACCCGCCGTGCGGTCGCCGACACTCGACTCGCTGAGATCAACCACGTCGCCGCGACCACCGGTAACGATCCGGCTCTGGATACCTTGCTCCTGCGGCTGCACATCGAGACCGCCTGCCGCAGGGGCGGCGCCCTCGCGCTACGACCCCAAGACCTCGACCCAACCCAGTGCCTCATCTTCCTGCGAGAGAAGGGCGAGACGACCCGCTGGCAACCCGTCTCCCCCACCCTCATGGAACACCTCCAGCAACACACCCACGACCGACACGCACCAGCCGCGAAGCAGCTGCTGCGCTATGCCGACGGCCGCCCCATCACCACCCGCCGCTACGACCACCTCTGGACCCGCCTTGGCCGACACCTGTCTTGGGTGGCCACCCAACAGATCTCGACGCATTGGCTGCGCCACACCACGTTGACCTGGGTCGAACGCAACTTCGGCTACGCCACCGCCCGCGCCTACGCCGGACACACCACCACCAACGGCGA
The Actinoalloteichus fjordicus DNA segment above includes these coding regions:
- a CDS encoding AbrB/MazE/SpoVT family DNA-binding domain-containing protein is translated as MSMITVQGHLRVPASIRHRVGLVAGDRVLLTADPGRNQLVVHPPAVLDDLLAARHAALSGGDL
- a CDS encoding tyrosine-type recombinase/integrase, which produces MTVSASPSSNTASSAEVDAARLLLARLGLSPEDLMATPANRSVSPTFAEYIPLVSAAVTDGTRRVYGSYWNRILHHWGNRRLDEPTPSEIKQLVVRIRADVVPRRNARGGRGAGEHLIAALRCVYRHAEDDGLITRADNPALKVPKPRRLPTTRRAVADTRLAEINHVAATTGNDPALDTLLLRLHIETACRRGGALALRPQDLDPTQCLIFLREKGETTRWQPVSPTLMEHLQQHTHDRHAPAAKQLLRYADGRPITTRRYDHLWTRLGRHLSWVATQQISTHWLRHTTLTWVERNFGYATARAYAGHTTTNGDAGTTATYVRADTHDTATALAALTDEPHPLSR